The Candidatus Omnitrophota bacterium genomic interval AGAACGAGCGTGACCACGATAAACGCGAATTTTCTCATCTCTCCTCCTTGTAGGGATTGATTCCTTATCCTAAAAGATAAGCATACCCTATCCGGCTGTCTCCCGGCAAGCAATAATATACTTTTACCCATAAAGCTCCGGGCGGGTATATCTATTCGGCGGGCCCGCCTAAACTTCCGGCGGGGGCGAACGCCAATGGATCGGTCTTTCTGAAACGGGCGGTGACGTCCCCGTTCAAGGTCGGATCGGCTGTAAGATCCAGTTCCGACTCAGGGTCACCCGCCAGAACACCGGCTTCATCGAGCCTCACCCAGACGATGTTGGGCAGGCGCGTGAATTCAAAATAATAGGTAGAATCGGTGGAATCAGAGACCGAGGTCCATAACGTGCTGGAAATATTGGGTTTATCCGGGTCAGCAACGCCGATGGGCGTTGCTGCGTTACGCATGACACTGAGCACTCCCGCAACAGCCTGCCTGTAGTTTTCGGGCTTTTCCGGAAGTTTCTTGAGGTAGTAAGCCGCTCGCACGAATCGGTCGATCGAAGAAGATGACCCCGGAAGGGGCTTCTGCCCGCCAAGCCCGCGGTACCCTTTAAGGATCGCAAGCTGCTTTTCGTACGGGGGGGAGTTGGTCATTACCGTAAAGCTCTCGTCATGGTGGATCACCGTTTCCCCGCCGATGATCTCGATGATCGCCGAATCCCCTTTCGCGTCCGAAAGCGAAAGATGCACGGGTGACTTCACTTTATCTCCTTTGTGCATTATGTACACCGGCAGGACCTGGAAGTTATCCTCTCTGGTCGCTTCGACCGCTTCGCGGACCGTAGCGAAATTATCCAGGTAGTATTGCGCCCACAGGCTTACCGAAAGAGCTCCTCTGGCAGGGTCCCTCTCGCCGAACCCGGTTTCGGCAAGATATAGCATGTTCGCGACCAGTCCCTTTTCATTGAGCCCGTCGCAGGATACTTCATCCCAGACTGTAGCAACAACGCTTGCATATTTTGACTTCCAGATGAGTGAATTCTTACCGGCAAGCCCTTTTCTTTGAATGCCCCGGGGCATGATGCGAAGCCTGGTATCCATCTTTTCGAACCAGTCCATATTCCGTCCGGTTATGACAGGTTCCCCTTCAGAGGACCACAAAACCCTGGTACAGGCGCCGGCTGTAACGGGCAACATCATGCAAAGACCGATCGAGAAAATCAGCAATATTCGTCTCATCTCACTCTCCTAATAAAAGCCCCGGAGGGTTACCCTCCGGGGCTGTTTAAATAAACGGAGTGCCGTTCTACTCTCCCGCGCCGTTGCCAGCGTAGTACCATCGACCACGAGGGGCTTAACTGCCGTATTCGGTATGGGAACGGGTGTTTCCCCCTCTGCAAGGACACTCCAAAATCATGGAAATTTGGTGACAATTGCGATAATGGTATCTTAACCAAGTGAAATTTAAGGTCAAGCCGATCGCCAGATTAGTATTCCTAAGCTGAACCCCTCGCGGAGCTTACACTTGGAACCTATCAACCTCGTAGTCTTCAAGGTGGCTGATGGGGATATCCATTCTCAGGGGGGGCTTGGCGCTTAGATGCTTTCAGCGCTTATCCTTTCCGAACTTAGCTACCCTGCTTATGCCCTTGGCAGAACAACAGGAACACCAGAGGTTCGTCAATCCCGGTCCTCTCGTACTAGGGACTGATCCCTTCAAATATCCTACGCGTGTGGCGGATAGAGACCGAACTGTCTCGCGACGTTCTGAACCCAGCTCACGTACCACTTTAACCGGCGAACAGCCGGACCCTTGGGACCTTCTCCAGCCCCAGGATGTGATGAGCCGACATCGAGGTGCCAAACCTCCCCGTCGATATGAACTCTTGGGGGAGATAAGCCTGTTATCCCCGGAGTACCTTTTATCCGTTGAGCGACGGCCCTTCCACACAGAACCGCCGGATCACTAAGTCCTACTTTCGTACCTGCTCGACTTGTAGGTCTCGCAGTTAAGCTCCCTTATGCCTTTACACTCGATGCGCGATTGCCGACCGCGCTGAGGGAACCTTTGAACTCCTCCGTTACTCTTCAGGAGGAAACCGCCCCAGTCAAACTGCCCGGCTGACACGGTCCCTGCCATCGATTCAGATGGTCAGGTTAGAATCCTAACACAATAAGGGTGGTATTCCACCGACGACTCCATAGAAGCTGACGCTCCTACTTCAAAGTCTCCCACCTATCCTACACATACCGGGTCAAAATTCAATATCAGCTTACAGTAAAGGTTCCGGGGTCTTTTCGTCCAGCCACACGTAACCGGTATCTTCACCGATACTCCAATTTCACCGAAACTCTCGTTGAGACAGCGCCCAAGTCGTTACACCATTCGTGCAGGTCGGAACTTACCCGACAAGGAATTTCGCTACCTTAGGACCGTTATAGTTACGGCCGCCGTTTACCGGGGCTTCAAGCCGCAGCTCACCACCGAAGTGGATCACCGAAGCTATTAACCTTCCGGCACCGGGCAGGTGTCAGTCCCTATACATCCTCTTACGAGTTAGCAGAGACATGTGTTTTTGCTAAACAGTCGCTTGGGCCTCTTTATTGTAACCCTCTCGCGCTGGGCGGGCAAGCCGCTTCACGCTAACAGGGCACCCCTTCTTCCGAAGTTACGGGGCAATTTTGCCGAGTTCCTTAACGAGAGTTATTTCGAGCGCCTTGGCATATTCTGCCCGTCTACCTGTGTCGGTTTGCGGTACGGTCACCCTATCAGCTGGTAACAGGAACTTTTCTTGGCAGCATAGCATCAGTCAGTTCACCCGCTCCGTAGATTGGGCTACCCATCACCTCTCACCCCGAAGGGCTACAGGCTTAGACGCACACATCCAACAGTGCGCTGACCTAGCTTCCTGCGAATCCTGCACTCGTAACGCTGATAAGGCGGTTCAGGAATATTCAACCTGATGTCCATCGTCTACGCCTTTCGGCCTCGACTTAGGACCGACTAACCCTGAGAGGATTAACCTTCCTCAGGAAACCTTAGACTCACGGCGAATCCGTTTCTCGCGGATTTTTTCGCTACTCATACCGGCATAATCACTTCCATTTCGTCCAGTGCTCCTTACGGTACACCTTCAACCTACGATGGAACGCTCCCCTATCAACCCAGTTCTCCGAAGAGAACTGACCTCCATAGCTTCGGTAATGTGCTTGAGCCCCGATCATTTTAGGCGCAGAATCACAATTGACCAGTGAGCTGTTACGCTTTCTTTAAATGATGGCTGCTTCTAAGCCAACATCCTGGTTGTCTAAGCGACTCCACCTCCTTAACCACTTAGCACATATTCGGGGACCTTAGCTGATGGTCTGGGCTGTTTCCCTTTTGAGCATGGAGCTTATCCCCCACACTCTGACTCCTATATCATGGTACGACGGTATTCGGAGTTTGATTGGGTTCAGTAAGCTGGTGAGCCCCCTAGCCCATTCAGTACTCTACCCCCGTCGCCATCTAATATAAGGCTAGCCCTAAAGCTATTTCGGGGAGAACCAGCTATCTCCGAGTTTGATTAGCCTTTCACTCCGACCCACAGCTCATCCCTGCACTTTTCAACGTGCTAGAGTTCGGTCCTCCGCTAGATTTTACTCTAGCTTCAACCTGGCCATGGGTAGATCACTCGGTTTCGGGTCTACTCCAACCAACTAAATCGCCCTGTTCAGACTCGCTCTCGCTACGGCTCCTCCGGTTTAACGGATTAACCTTGCTGGATAAAGTAACTCGCCGGTTCATTAATCAAAAGGCACGCAGTCAGACATTCCCTGACTAAATCAGGGCATAGTCCTCCTACCGCTTGTAAGCTCATGGTTTCAGGTACTATTTCACTCCCCTCACCGGGGTTCTTTTCAACTTTCACTCACGTTACTTGTGCGCTATCGGACACGAAATAGTATTTAGCCTTACCTGGTGGTCCAGGCAGATTCCCACAGGGTTCCACGTGTCCCGTGGTACTTGGGAGAAGATCCCAGCCGGCTTGTCACATTTCACCTACAAGACTATCACTTCCTACGGTTAACCTTTCCAGGTTATTCGGTTATATGACAAGCTGAAGCCGACCGGTCAGCACCC includes:
- a CDS encoding linear amide C-N hydrolase, whose amino-acid sequence is MRRILLIFSIGLCMMLPVTAGACTRVLWSSEGEPVITGRNMDWFEKMDTRLRIMPRGIQRKGLAGKNSLIWKSKYASVVATVWDEVSCDGLNEKGLVANMLYLAETGFGERDPARGALSVSLWAQYYLDNFATVREAVEATREDNFQVLPVYIMHKGDKVKSPVHLSLSDAKGDSAIIEIIGGETVIHHDESFTVMTNSPPYEKQLAILKGYRGLGGQKPLPGSSSSIDRFVRAAYYLKKLPEKPENYRQAVAGVLSVMRNAATPIGVADPDKPNISSTLWTSVSDSTDSTYYFEFTRLPNIVWVRLDEAGVLAGDPESELDLTADPTLNGDVTARFRKTDPLAFAPAGSLGGPAE